A stretch of Myxococcus hansupus DNA encodes these proteins:
- a CDS encoding TAXI family TRAP transporter solute-binding subunit codes for MKKDSLKERLRRKLRWDLWLTLGPAAVIVSIAFAVTFYFVKPAPPKKLVIAAAGDEGGFRYFARKYQEYLAQHGVTVEILPTDGSLTSVKLLEDERSGVDVAFVQSGASDAAMAPHVVSLGSLSYVPLWIFYRGAPLQDLNQLQGKRIVVGPETSGTRALSLKLLAANHVGAAPTELLNLGRDEGIEQLKQGKVDAVFIVSPAESPPIQRLAAVPDIQVLSFSRAEAYTRRFPYLSKHLLPRGVFDLGADIPDHDVVLLAPTANLLATDSLHPALAYLLLRAASEVHGKAGILDRTGEFPAALEAGFPYSSEARRYYESGVPLLHRYLPFWAANLVDRLWVMLVPFIAVLVPLGRLAPALYQWRVRSRIFRWYARLKEIELQLEESPAPERLDDMLRRLDEAEREVNRIPMPLAYAENLYFFREHVDVVRRRLARRITESGGTLPPAMRAAEKTA; via the coding sequence ATGAAGAAGGACTCGCTCAAGGAACGCCTGCGCCGCAAGTTGCGGTGGGACCTCTGGCTGACGCTGGGCCCCGCAGCCGTGATTGTCAGCATCGCGTTCGCCGTCACATTCTACTTCGTCAAGCCCGCGCCCCCGAAGAAGCTCGTCATCGCCGCGGCCGGGGATGAAGGCGGCTTCCGGTACTTCGCGCGGAAGTATCAGGAGTACCTCGCGCAGCACGGCGTCACCGTGGAGATTCTCCCGACGGATGGCTCTCTCACCAGCGTCAAGCTGCTGGAGGATGAGCGCTCCGGCGTGGACGTGGCCTTCGTGCAGAGCGGCGCCTCGGACGCCGCGATGGCCCCCCACGTCGTTTCCCTGGGGAGCCTCTCCTACGTCCCGCTGTGGATTTTCTACCGGGGCGCGCCGCTTCAGGACCTCAACCAGCTCCAGGGCAAGCGCATCGTCGTGGGGCCCGAGACGAGTGGGACGCGGGCCTTGTCCCTCAAGCTGCTCGCGGCCAACCACGTGGGCGCCGCGCCCACGGAGCTGCTCAACCTGGGCCGTGACGAGGGCATCGAGCAGCTCAAGCAGGGCAAGGTCGACGCCGTCTTCATCGTGTCCCCCGCGGAGTCGCCGCCCATCCAGCGGCTGGCGGCGGTGCCGGACATCCAGGTCCTCAGCTTCTCGCGGGCGGAGGCCTACACGCGCCGTTTCCCCTACCTGTCCAAGCACCTGCTCCCGCGCGGCGTCTTCGACCTGGGGGCGGACATCCCGGACCACGACGTGGTGCTGCTGGCGCCCACCGCGAACCTGCTGGCGACGGACTCACTCCACCCGGCGCTGGCGTACCTCCTGCTGCGCGCGGCCAGCGAGGTCCACGGCAAGGCGGGCATCCTGGACCGCACTGGCGAGTTCCCCGCGGCGCTGGAGGCGGGCTTCCCCTACAGCAGCGAGGCGCGCCGCTACTACGAGTCCGGCGTCCCGCTGCTGCACCGCTATCTGCCCTTCTGGGCGGCCAACCTGGTGGACCGGTTGTGGGTGATGCTGGTGCCCTTCATCGCCGTGCTGGTGCCGCTGGGGCGCCTGGCGCCGGCGCTGTACCAGTGGCGCGTGCGCTCGCGCATCTTCCGCTGGTACGCGCGGCTGAAGGAAATCGAGCTGCAGCTCGAGGAGAGCCCGGCCCCGGAGCGGCTGGACGACATGCTCCGGCGGCTCGACGAGGCCGAGCGGGAGGTGAACCGCATCCCCATGCCCCTGGCCTACGCGGAGAACCTCTACTTCTTCCGCGAGCACGTCGACGTGGTCCGCCGCAGGCTGGCCCGGCGCATCACCGAGTCGGGCGGGACGCTGCCTCCGGCCATGCGGGCGGCGGAGAAGACGGCGTAG
- a CDS encoding FBP domain-containing protein: protein MFRFENDRALIESFRPRDRRVIEMPVGITFPLFVRDYLAWTETSGARVYLIFSAPGSRRPIGLIFRRDSLGGEPVTRMCEWCHSYGSAHEVCLLTTAVDNKRRVGVNLCADLRCKEKMEDAADRAGRHPLEFLGKLNERMFRFAHEALGIEAQPAA, encoded by the coding sequence GTGTTCCGATTCGAAAACGACCGGGCGCTCATCGAATCCTTCCGCCCCAGGGACCGCCGCGTCATCGAGATGCCCGTGGGCATCACCTTTCCCCTCTTCGTGCGGGACTACCTCGCCTGGACGGAGACGTCGGGCGCGCGCGTGTACCTCATCTTCTCCGCGCCCGGCAGCCGCAGGCCCATTGGCCTCATCTTCCGCCGCGACTCCCTGGGCGGAGAGCCCGTCACCCGCATGTGCGAGTGGTGCCACAGTTATGGCTCGGCCCATGAGGTGTGTCTGCTCACCACAGCCGTGGACAACAAGCGGCGCGTGGGGGTGAACCTCTGCGCTGACCTCCGCTGCAAGGAGAAGATGGAGGACGCGGCGGACCGCGCCGGCCGGCACCCGCTCGAATTTCTGGGAAAGCTCAATGAGCGAATGTTTCGCTTCGCACATGAGGCCCTGGGCATCGAGGCCCAGCCCGCCGCCTGA
- the rsgA gene encoding ribosome small subunit-dependent GTPase A — MSLESLGWGPAFTHAFASLVSQFPHPLVPGRVVRQQRGLLTVQTASRAVLARTAGRLLHQAPGAQALPTIGDWVALQLPDGEGEALLHAVLPRTSVLARREAGSERDGQLIAANLDVVFLAAGLDGNFNPRRIERALSLAWSSGASPVVLLTKADLQPGAASLVAEVEALAPGVPVLALSARTGEGVESVSAHLPAGKTGALLGSSGVGKSTLVNRLLGDSRLVTQAVREEDDKGRHTTTHRELFVLPGGGLLIDGPGMRELGLLGGEDEGIEQTFSDILELAEGCRFSDCQHQGEPGCAVRAAVASGALPEARLASYERLRREQAFQARKASVTPERENRRHERARTTMAWDALRSKRRRD; from the coding sequence ATGTCGCTTGAATCCCTCGGCTGGGGTCCAGCCTTCACTCACGCTTTCGCTTCGCTCGTTTCGCAGTTCCCGCATCCCCTCGTTCCCGGCCGCGTCGTGCGCCAGCAACGGGGTCTGCTCACGGTCCAGACGGCTTCCCGCGCCGTGCTCGCGCGCACCGCGGGAAGGCTCCTCCACCAGGCGCCCGGCGCGCAGGCCCTGCCCACCATTGGAGACTGGGTCGCGCTCCAGCTCCCGGACGGGGAGGGCGAGGCGCTGCTTCACGCGGTGCTCCCACGCACCAGCGTGCTCGCGCGGCGTGAGGCGGGCAGTGAGCGCGACGGGCAGCTCATCGCCGCCAACCTGGACGTCGTGTTCCTCGCCGCCGGGTTGGACGGCAACTTCAATCCCCGCCGCATCGAACGCGCGCTCTCCCTGGCATGGAGCAGCGGCGCCTCGCCCGTGGTGCTGCTCACCAAGGCGGACCTCCAGCCCGGCGCGGCCTCGCTCGTCGCCGAGGTGGAGGCGCTGGCGCCGGGCGTCCCGGTGCTCGCGCTGAGCGCCCGGACGGGCGAGGGCGTGGAGTCCGTGAGCGCGCACCTGCCCGCCGGCAAGACAGGAGCGCTGCTCGGCTCCTCCGGCGTGGGCAAGTCCACGCTGGTCAACCGGCTCCTGGGCGACTCGCGGCTGGTGACCCAGGCCGTGCGCGAGGAGGACGACAAGGGCCGCCACACCACCACGCACCGCGAGCTCTTCGTGTTGCCGGGCGGAGGCCTGCTCATCGACGGGCCGGGGATGCGCGAGCTGGGGTTGTTGGGCGGCGAGGACGAGGGCATCGAGCAGACGTTCTCGGACATCCTCGAACTCGCGGAGGGCTGCCGCTTCTCGGATTGCCAGCACCAGGGCGAGCCGGGATGCGCGGTGCGCGCTGCGGTGGCGTCCGGGGCGCTCCCGGAAGCGCGGCTCGCCAGCTACGAGCGGCTGCGGCGTGAGCAGGCCTTCCAAGCCCGGAAGGCGAGCGTGACCCCCGAGCGGGAGAACCGGCGGCACGAGCGGGCCCGGACGACGATGGCCTGGGATGCCTTGCGCTCCAAGCGCCGGCGCGACTGA